AAGTTTTGTGTTTCTCAGTCTGCTGAGATTGATCTCTTTCATTTGTATAtagtttttatgtttttggtCCATTATCTACCTATTATTCCTATTTAAGCATAGTTCGGATTTTAGAAGGACTATAACATTTTTGGTTGAAATCCCATATTAGTACCTgaccttttaaatttattccatttttgtgCTGATATTTTGCCATATAGTTTATAAGATAGACGAGTATCTTTGTATACGTGTATTAACAGGCTTACTTGGACAAGTATTTGTTGGAGCTGATATTAGTAACTACGGTACGGTGCCCGAGCCCCgtgttttttttctataaGAAAATTGCTAGCAAATTATCTTAAGGCTGCAAAGGGAGACCATTTCTACTCTAATTAGGAGATTCTTCAGAAGATAGTTATGTGTAATAACATAATTGTAATTTGGGATAAGCTATAAATCagttttttcatatttcatattgtTTCCTAATTTATGTCATTCATTTTTGCAGTTAGTAATCCGTTCACTGCCAAGTTCACAGTCAAAATGGGGTGTCTTTTCTCTGTATGAGCATGTAAAGCTTATGGTTATCTATTTACCTTCCCTCATGCTCATGCTGTACTGGCTgattaaactttaaaagtgAATGATATGGTCTTACAAAGTATAACAATAATCTATTTCTTGTCAAATTTTCTGTTACAAATTTACAAGCAATGTTGAAGATGTTGATAAATACTAAAGACAGAAGAAACCTTGTTCGGGTTGGTTTTGGGTccccttcctcttcttcttggtAGAGACTTGAAATAAATTGTGTATAAATTAAAGGCTTTGTATTGTAGCAGGGCAGCCGGTGCGGCTACTATTTCCCTTCACGCTTTCCCTTTCTCCATTCCCATGGCTGCTCTGGGTTTCTAGAAGCCCACAACCCTATCCTTTTAGCTCGAGCTTCATTCTCCCACTGTTATGAATCATGAATTAGAATCcattagaaatttagaattgAGTAAAGTGATCATGTAAAGTAGCATACACGTAACACTTCCCCTCTGTTAAAACTGTTTGTAAACTTGAATGTGACAATATCTGTCTGAATTGTAGTTCTTTTTTCCAAAATGTTGAGGTGGATGTGAAATTGATTTATAATTGGTACGtttataaaacataatatatatttaattcatttaaaacataCATATATCAAAGGCAAAGGCAAGTTAAGTATATTTAACTATCACGTTAGCATTTCAAATTTCAGAACTAATTACAAATCTAGTTCAAACTTTAGGGACCAAACAGaagttaaatttaaatctcaaGGGTCAAAAGTGTTACTTGAAGTTTATGGGATATAAGTTTAACGAATGAAATCAAAATGTAACGCACCTTTGCCAGCTCTGCTCGTTTGTCATAGGCAGTGTAATGCCACGCAAAGCCCTTTTTCAGCATTGCTTCCTGTAGAGAGAACCAAAAACTTATTCTTACATAACCAGAAACATGAAGCCATATGATCCATCGTGGAAAGTTGAAATAGTGTAATTAGTGTTACCTGAATAAATTTTCCATTACAATACAGGTCACCCACACATCGGTTATACCGATCTTCTCCGTACACAAGTACTCTCAAACACTTGCCTTCAACAAGCTTTCTCAGCTCTTCTTTTGCCTCTTTCCCATAAGGCATTGCGCTTTCTGGTGCATCTATTCCTCTGCATTATCAAAATTCAACTAAGCCTAAGGGTCAATGGAGTCTGGAAATCGTTGAAGTGTGGAACAATCACTATTTTTATTCAGGTTAAAATCGTATTTCGATTTAGTGCTCTTGAAAAATGAATCTTTAGTCTATTTGCAAAATGATTCTATGCACAATGATCatcatttaataaaagttaCGAGAGTATCTTTTAGTAAATTCGGAATGATGTTGCTGTGAAATtgcaatgaaaaaaaaaagagaaaatataaatcaGTGAACTTTTTAATAGtacaaaaattaaagtagacattttgaaattacatgaatcaaaatagacaaacgatttgaaaaattatacatcaaaatgaaaaacaaagtatacatcaaaatgaaaaacaaaaaaactgaaagttcaagaatcaaatcaCACGGTGCTAATTTTAATTACCTGAGACGAATCCTGTATTTTCTTGCAAGAATCTCCTCATTCTGAACAGTAAGCACCCTTTTGAGGGAGAAGAAACAGGCATCAAATCCCAATAACTTATTGAAAAAGTCCAAGTGTATGTATGCAGTAGAGAAGAGATATAATTTACCTGTAACCAGCATCAGTTATTGTCTTGTGAAGTGCATCAGCCTTCGCGTAGTTCTTGGCGTTTCTAGCTTGTGATCTTTGAATGGCTGCGTTCCTAACCTCCATTGGAATACAAGAGGACTCTCGAGGGTGTGCTGTACTCACATACACTGTCACTGTATCACCATCTGCTACAGCTTTTGCATCAACCTGGTATGAATTCAACATTTAGAAATGAGAACACACCTGTTATCAACAAAATGGTTGGTCATTTCCCATAAAAGCATCCTTTCTCACTTACTGGCAATGTCTGCAGCTCAAACTTGACTCCATCTGGTAGCGATGTAGGCACTGGGGCCGGAGCAGAAAGTTCGACAAGAGTATGAGGAAGAGGTAGACCATAGAAAGCCAATAATCCCTGTTGAACaacagaaataaaaacaaagaacttgATTGAGTGTGTTTGACATTCCTTTTAANtttttttttttttttttttttttttttaacttatagCTTGATTTTCCAAGAACAAAAGTGGTTaagaagttttaaaaatgaaaagaaagtaCTTAAATGCTTTTAAAGGAAgcatttaagtattttttaaaaacataaacgTTCTTGAAAGCACTATTTTCAAAAAGTAATTTGACACTTTTCAAAAAGTAATCTGTTTTCCATTTCAGTTCATCAGATCCAACCCCACTGGATTTTGGACTGTTCTACACAAGCCATCTAGCTAAGTCCCCATGGATCtgatttctctctcctaaaaatttgaattcgaaatGGAAAGAACAACGCATTTCCTTATTATCATCAGAGCTGCTCATATTTGACAGAATGAACTTTGACTCTTATCAATTGAACTATTTAACCTGCAGAGATTCCCAGTTTACCAATCCAACATAACAAGCAAGAGAATTCCTATTTGTACCTCGACATCTTTCTTCTGGTGTCTCTTGAGTGTCTGAATCACAAGCCTGGATGCTTCTTCAGGCGTTTTAGGAGGTGGTTTCTCCGACCTCCAAGCTTCAGCCAGTTTTCTATACcttcacacacacacacagatCATCACAAACAATCAGAATCTCTCCACTCTGTAACTACAATTACTTTCACAAATCTCCACTCTGTAACCAAACAATCAGAAATACTTTACCAATTCGCCTGTGCCTTCTTCGACGAAACCACATGCTTACTAAGTCCTTGAGGAACCTTtcaaaaattcatcaaatcaaaatcatcaaTACCAAAGCATAGATCGTGTGAACAACAAACTTCACTAGATCACCAGACAGAATCcgattcaaaattcaatcaaccAGAAATGCAGCTCGAGATGAGCTTCAGATTGAGAACATACCTGCGAGGTGATCTCGAAATCAAAGAGATCGTGAGCCAGAGCCGAGACGCCGACGGTGGCCGGCGAGACGCCATGAG
This genomic window from Cucurbita pepo subsp. pepo cultivar mu-cu-16 chromosome LG01, ASM280686v2, whole genome shotgun sequence contains:
- the LOC111810230 gene encoding staphylococcal-like nuclease CAN2; amino-acid sequence: MGNVLRFLCGHFCNPNAAADADSLGPHGVSPATVGVSALAHDLFDFEITSQVPQGLSKHVVSSKKAQANWYRKLAEAWRSEKPPPKTPEEASRLVIQTLKRHQKKDVEGLLAFYGLPLPHTLVELSAPAPVPTSLPDGVKFELQTLPVDAKAVADGDTVTVYVSTAHPRESSCIPMEVRNAAIQRSQARNAKNYAKADALHKTITDAGYRVLTVQNEEILARKYRIRLRGIDAPESAMPYGKEAKEELRKLVEGKCLRVLVYGEDRYNRCVGDLYCNGKFIQEAMLKKGFAWHYTAYDKRAELAKWENEARAKRIGLWASRNPEQPWEWRKGKREGK